The sequence below is a genomic window from Micromonospora aurantiaca ATCC 27029.
CCGCTCGAACGCCACCCGCAGGTCGTCGTCGGTGAAGCCGGGTCCGCCGTCGCGGACCTCCAGCACCCCGCCGCCCGCCGGACCGTCCGTGCGGACCGCGAGCACGACCGGCGCCCCCGGAGGCACGACCCGCAGCGCGTTCTCCAGCAGCCCGTCCACCACCTGCCGGATCCGGCCCGGATCGGTGTACGCCGGCACCGGCACACCCGGCGTCTCCAGCTGGAACGGCACCCCGAGCGCCGCGCACCGGCCGGACCATGCGCGCTCCGCGTCGGCGGCGAGCCCGGCCAGGTCGACCGGCACCGGTTCCAGGGGGAAGTCGACCGCCTCCAACCGGGCCAGCGCCAGCAGGTCGCGGACCAGCCGGTCCAGGTGTTCGGCCTCGGCGAGCACGGTCCGGCCGGTCGCCGGCACGGCGTCGGCCTCGATCACGCCGTCGGCCAGCGCCTCGGCATAGCCGCGGATGGCGGTCAGCGGGGTCCGCAACTCGTGCGAGACGGAGAGCAGGAACTCGCGCTGCCGCCCCTCGCTCGTGGCGAGCGCGGCGGCCAGGCCGTTGAGCGCGTGCGCCAGGTCAGCCACCTCATCGGGCGGCTCGACCGGCACCCGGACCGCCCGGTCCCCGGCGCGCAGCCGGGCGGCGGCGGTGGCGGCGGTACGGATCGGCCGGGCCAGCCGGCGGGCGAGCAGCAGTCCGGCGGCCGCCCCGGCGGCGAGTCCGGCGAGCAGCGGCAGCCAGAGTCCGCGCAACACCTGCCGCCAGGGCGCGGCGCTCCGGGCCCGGGTCAGCACCACCCCGTCCCCGCCGGGCAGCGACCGCGCCTCGACCAGCCGGCGTTGCCCCTCGACGAGCCGGCGGCCGGAGACGTTCTCGCCGCCGGCCACCCGCGTCACCAGCGGCCGGGGCAGGCCCGGCCGGTCGGCCCGGCCGTCCCGGATCACGTACACGTCGATCTGCTGCTGGCGCAGTTGCCGGATGAGCCGGTCCCCGGCGCCGTCGCGCTGGCGTACCGGCCGCGCCCGGAGCACGTCGGCGGCGAGCCGGGCCTGGGCGGCGAGCGCCTCCTGGTCCCTGCGTTCCGCGCCGCGTACCGCGAGGGGCACCGCGACTAGCGCGGTGACGAGCACCGACACCAGCGCCACCGCGCAGGTGGCGAGCACGGCGCGCGCGGTGAGCGTCCGCCCGGGGCGGCGGCCGCTGCGGGGCGGACCGGTGGGCGGCATCGCCACGGTGGGCGGCATCGGCACTGTGGGCTGCTCAGGCATCGGCGGCGTACCCGACGCCCCGATGGGTGCGGATCACGCTGTCCGGGCCGAGTTTGGCCCGCACCTGCGCCACGTGCACGTCGACGGTCCGGGTGCCGGCGTGCGCCGCGTACCCCCACACGCCCGCCAGCAGCTCCTCCCGTGTGAACACCCGGCCGGGCCGCGCCATCAGGTGCGCGAGCAGGTCGAACTCGGTGGAGGTGAGCTGCACCGGCGTACCGCCGGCCGTCACGGTCCGCCGGGCCGGGTCGAGTGTGACGGCGCCGAGCGTGCGGGGCTGCTCGGCGGGCACGCCGGCGGTGCGGCGCAGCACCGCCCGCAGCCGGGCGAGCAGTTCGCGCGGGCTGAACGGCTTGGTGACGTAGTCGTCAGCGCCCAGTTCCAGCCCGACGACGCGGTCCACCTCGTCGTCGCGGGCGGTGAGGAAGATGACAGGCGTCCAGTCACCCGCCGCGCGCAGGCGGCGGCAGATCTCGGTGCCGGCCAGGCCGGGCAGCGCGATGTCGAGCACGCAGGCCACCGGGCGCAGGCGCCGCGCGGCGGCCAGCCCGGCCTCGCCGTCACGTTCCAGGTGTACGCCGAACCCGTCCCGGGTCAGGTAGAGCCGGACCAGGTCGGCGATGGCCGGCTCGTCCTCCACCACGAGGACGAGCCCGGGCGGGGCGGCGGTGGTCACCGGCTCATGATGACCGACCCGCGACCGCCCGGCCGGTCAGGGAATGTTCGGATCAGGTAAGGAGGACGTCAGCGGGCCGGGGCGGGCCGCAGCACCGTCGGCCGGGCGCCCGCCGGCGACTCGCCGATGGTCGCCACCACCCGCTCGGCGGGCGTACGCAGGCGGGTCCGGAAGGCGTGGTTGAGCAGCGCGTCGAGCTGCCACACCTGCTTCGGGTGGTGGGTACGCAGGACGAAACGCTCGCGTACCCCGTCGATCGCGGTGGCCGCCAGCTCCACGCTGTGCGCGCGGGCGTCGGGGCTCCACGTCACGTTGCTCAGCTCGCGCAGTTCGGTGTTGAGGTGCAGGCGCAGCCGGTGCAGCACCCGGGTCTGCCGGGTGACCACCAGCCGCCGGTGGGTGAGGAGCATCAGGTAGTCGCCGCCCACCGGGTCATCCGGGCGGCTGCACCGGGTGACCAGGATGGTCGCGTCGCCGGAGCCGACGCATCGGCGGAACACCGGCATGTGCCGGGTGACGGTCTGGGTCGCCAGGCCGGTCTCGGCGGCGGCCGGAAGGAACGTTCGCGAGAACACGTCCATGCCCGGTCCAACGAGCCGATGACCAGGGGTGATATGGGTCACGCCCGATTTCTGGAACTTCCACACGTGCAAGTCGCACCAGCGGTGCGACACCGGCGGCCGGTCGGATCAGAGCAGCTCGACGATCGTGGCGTTGGCCATGCCGCCGCCCTCGCACATGGTCTGGAGGCCGTAGCGGATGCCGTTGTCCCGCATGTGCTGGAGCATCGTGGTCATGATCCGCGCGCCGGAGCCGCCGAGCGGGTGACCGAGCGCGATCGCCCCGCCCCGGGGGTTGAGCCGCTCCGGGTCCGCCTCGGTCTCGGCCAGCCACGCCAGCGGCACCGGGGCGAACGCCTCGTTCACCTCGTACACCCCGATCTCCTCGATGCCCAGCCCCGCGCGGCGCAGCGCCTTCGCGGTGGCCGGGATCGGCGCGGTGAGCATGGTGACCGGGTCGTCGGCGGCGACCACGGCGGTGTGCAC
It includes:
- a CDS encoding response regulator transcription factor is translated as MTTAAPPGLVLVVEDEPAIADLVRLYLTRDGFGVHLERDGEAGLAAARRLRPVACVLDIALPGLAGTEICRRLRAAGDWTPVIFLTARDDEVDRVVGLELGADDYVTKPFSPRELLARLRAVLRRTAGVPAEQPRTLGAVTLDPARRTVTAGGTPVQLTSTEFDLLAHLMARPGRVFTREELLAGVWGYAAHAGTRTVDVHVAQVRAKLGPDSVIRTHRGVGYAADA
- a CDS encoding sensor histidine kinase, producing MPEQPTVPMPPTVAMPPTGPPRSGRRPGRTLTARAVLATCAVALVSVLVTALVAVPLAVRGAERRDQEALAAQARLAADVLRARPVRQRDGAGDRLIRQLRQQQIDVYVIRDGRADRPGLPRPLVTRVAGGENVSGRRLVEGQRRLVEARSLPGGDGVVLTRARSAAPWRQVLRGLWLPLLAGLAAGAAAGLLLARRLARPIRTAATAAARLRAGDRAVRVPVEPPDEVADLAHALNGLAAALATSEGRQREFLLSVSHELRTPLTAIRGYAEALADGVIEADAVPATGRTVLAEAEHLDRLVRDLLALARLEAVDFPLEPVPVDLAGLAADAERAWSGRCAALGVPFQLETPGVPVPAYTDPGRIRQVVDGLLENALRVVPPGAPVVLAVRTDGPAGGGVLEVRDGGPGFTDDDLRVAFERGALHERYRGVRKVGSGLGLALAAGLVRRLGGDIAAGHALEGGAAFTVRVPADPYAARTSA